In the genome of Saprospira sp. CCB-QB6, one region contains:
- the groL gene encoding chaperonin GroEL (60 kDa chaperone family; promotes refolding of misfolded polypeptides especially under stressful conditions; forms two stacked rings of heptamers to form a barrel-shaped 14mer; ends can be capped by GroES; misfolded proteins enter the barrel where they are refolded when GroES binds) produces MAKKISFNTDARTQLREGINALADAVKVTLGPKGRNVIIQKAFGAPHITKDGVSVAKEVELEDPIQNMGAQMAKEVASRTADVAGDGTTTATVLAQAMVNAGMKLVAAGANPMDLKRGIDKAVAQVVAALKESSEIVGDNFNKIEQVATISANNDPEIGKLIAEAMKEVSTNGVITVEEAKGRETYVTKVVGMQFDRGYLSPYFVTNTETMECEYESPLILIHDKKISNVQQLVPVLEKAHGAGRPLVIIAEDVDSQALSTLVVNRIRLGLKVVAVKAPGFGDRRKAMLEDIAILTGGTVISEETGYSLENVELHHLGSSERVTVDKDNTTIVNGEGKQEQVDARVAQIKVQMENSSSEYDKEKLQERLAKLAGGVAVLYVGAPTEVEMKEKKDRVDDALHATRAAVEEGIVPGGGVALLRSVTALDGAEGENDDETAGINIVRTALEAPLRTIASNAGVEGSVVIMKVLEGKGAFGYNARTETYQDLKEAGVIDPTKVSRVALENAGSIAGMVLTTECVINDIPEENGAAGMPGGGMPPGMGGMM; encoded by the coding sequence ATGGCTAAAAAAATTAGCTTCAATACAGATGCACGCACTCAATTGCGTGAAGGAATCAACGCTTTGGCGGATGCCGTTAAAGTAACTTTGGGCCCTAAAGGTCGCAATGTGATCATTCAGAAAGCGTTTGGCGCTCCTCATATCACTAAAGATGGGGTAAGTGTAGCCAAAGAAGTAGAACTAGAGGATCCCATCCAAAACATGGGCGCTCAAATGGCTAAAGAGGTAGCTTCTCGCACGGCTGATGTAGCCGGTGATGGTACGACTACGGCTACTGTTTTGGCCCAAGCAATGGTCAATGCAGGAATGAAATTGGTGGCTGCTGGCGCCAATCCTATGGACCTCAAAAGAGGTATCGACAAGGCTGTAGCTCAAGTTGTTGCTGCCCTTAAAGAAAGTTCTGAAATCGTTGGCGACAATTTCAATAAAATTGAGCAAGTAGCCACTATTTCAGCGAATAACGATCCCGAAATTGGAAAACTCATTGCTGAAGCAATGAAAGAAGTAAGCACCAATGGGGTAATTACTGTAGAAGAAGCCAAAGGTCGCGAAACTTATGTGACTAAAGTGGTGGGTATGCAGTTTGACCGTGGTTACCTTTCTCCTTACTTCGTGACCAACACCGAAACTATGGAATGTGAGTATGAGTCTCCCCTCATCCTCATTCACGATAAGAAAATCAGCAACGTGCAACAGCTGGTTCCCGTACTAGAAAAAGCACATGGTGCTGGCCGTCCCTTGGTCATCATTGCTGAAGATGTAGATTCTCAGGCTTTGAGCACTTTGGTGGTGAACCGCATCCGTTTGGGCCTCAAGGTGGTAGCCGTAAAAGCCCCTGGCTTTGGTGATCGCCGCAAAGCTATGCTCGAAGATATTGCTATCCTCACTGGAGGTACCGTAATTTCTGAAGAGACTGGCTATAGCCTCGAAAACGTAGAATTGCACCATCTTGGTAGCTCTGAGCGCGTCACTGTAGACAAGGACAACACCACTATCGTTAATGGTGAAGGCAAACAAGAGCAAGTAGATGCTCGCGTGGCCCAAATCAAAGTCCAAATGGAAAACAGTAGCTCTGAGTACGACAAAGAAAAACTACAAGAGCGTTTGGCCAAATTGGCTGGCGGTGTAGCTGTTCTTTATGTAGGCGCTCCTACTGAAGTAGAAATGAAAGAGAAAAAAGACCGCGTAGATGACGCACTTCACGCTACCCGCGCTGCCGTAGAAGAAGGTATCGTTCCTGGTGGTGGAGTGGCCCTTCTCCGCTCGGTAACTGCCCTAGATGGCGCAGAAGGCGAAAATGATGATGAGACTGCTGGTATCAACATCGTTCGCACAGCTCTAGAAGCTCCCCTACGCACTATCGCAAGCAATGCTGGCGTAGAAGGTTCTGTAGTGATCATGAAGGTATTGGAAGGCAAAGGCGCATTTGGCTACAACGCCCGCACCGAAACTTACCAAGACCTCAAAGAAGCTGGTGTAATCGACCCCACTAAAGTAAGCCGCGTAGCTCTAGAAAACGCTGGTTCTATCGCGGGTATGGTCTTGACTACCGAATGCGTAATCAACGATATTCCCGAGGAGAATGGCGCTGCTGGCATGCCCGGCGGTGGAATGCCTCCCGGCATGGGCGGCATGATGTAA
- a CDS encoding co-chaperone GroES — MRPINDRVVVQPAAAEEKSKGGIILPEQAKEKPQRGVVVAVGPGKDGNALTVKVDDVVLYGKYAGQEISHQGKDYLIMREDDILVILD; from the coding sequence ATGAGACCCATCAACGATCGCGTTGTTGTGCAACCTGCCGCCGCTGAAGAAAAATCTAAAGGTGGTATTATCTTGCCCGAACAGGCAAAAGAAAAGCCTCAGAGAGGTGTAGTAGTGGCCGTTGGTCCAGGTAAAGACGGAAATGCCCTTACTGTAAAAGTGGATGATGTTGTGCTTTATGGCAAATATGCTGGCCAAGAGATCAGCCATCAGGGAAAAGATTACCTCATTATGCGTGAGGACGACATTCTTGTTATTCTTGACTAA
- a CDS encoding STAS domain-containing protein: protein MSIVQITPERYRSIFLLQEEDLLIVRSAMKQIKQYKAPIFEDFHHWMATQPEYGSAYTEEVVAVFDRQSERFWEHITSVEICSSSIDYSSKLVLFFLQMGLPFEAYLSAVFAFNEIVEKAFVYYKIASFELMQAFKRTSSVGVFVAIDTFNNEMNKQLQEQNDMLSQLSTPVTPIWEGILLLPVVGIVDSLRAQNIMSTVLHEVAQRQTKVFILDISGVAIVDTAVANYFLKVSKAAALMGCQTILSGISPAIAQTLVELGVDTGKISTRSHMQDALEQAFKCTQLKVVPA, encoded by the coding sequence ATGTCTATTGTCCAGATCACTCCTGAGCGTTATCGAAGTATTTTTTTATTGCAAGAAGAAGACCTTCTTATTGTACGTTCGGCCATGAAACAAATTAAGCAGTATAAAGCACCTATTTTTGAGGATTTTCATCATTGGATGGCCACTCAACCTGAATATGGCAGCGCTTATACAGAAGAAGTTGTAGCGGTTTTTGATCGTCAGTCAGAACGATTTTGGGAACATATTACTAGCGTAGAAATTTGTTCTTCTTCGATTGATTATAGCTCAAAACTAGTCTTATTCTTTTTGCAAATGGGTCTTCCCTTTGAGGCTTATCTCTCTGCCGTTTTTGCCTTTAACGAAATTGTGGAAAAAGCCTTTGTATACTACAAAATAGCGAGCTTTGAGCTGATGCAAGCCTTTAAGCGAACAAGCAGTGTTGGGGTTTTTGTGGCTATCGATACATTTAACAATGAGATGAACAAACAGCTGCAGGAGCAGAACGATATGCTCAGTCAGTTATCTACTCCGGTGACTCCTATCTGGGAAGGAATATTATTGCTGCCCGTTGTTGGCATTGTAGATTCTCTAAGGGCTCAAAATATTATGTCTACGGTACTTCATGAAGTAGCCCAACGGCAAACCAAAGTTTTCATTTTAGATATTAGTGGTGTGGCGATTGTGGATACTGCTGTGGCCAATTATTTTTTAAAAGTGAGTAAAGCTGCTGCGCTGATGGGCTGCCAAACAATTTTGTCGGGAATTTCGCCAGCCATTGCTCAAACACTTGTAGAACTAGGAGTAGATACAGGAAAGATCAGTACTAGAAGCCATATGCAAGATGCCTTAGAACAAGCATTTAAGTGCACTCAACTCAAAGTTGTTCCCGCCTAA
- a CDS encoding Tll0287-like domain-containing protein, which translates to MKKLKIAGLLFSASLLLAYCSTPTKAAWVYEGEEAQDLKNKGAEAALKAQQTLLKTVKNAMTQKGVAGALSYCNLEALGLKAKLGEEMGVEIARRSARYRNPKDAPENDFEAQILAAYEQAKKEGKDLNSQIFENETHYIYYQPIMIPNASCLKCHGKPGQDIAETDLKKLRALYPEDKAQNYKVGDFRATWRIQWAKNLKE; encoded by the coding sequence ATGAAAAAACTAAAAATAGCAGGCCTACTTTTTAGTGCTTCCTTACTGCTAGCCTATTGTAGCACTCCAACAAAAGCAGCATGGGTCTATGAGGGGGAAGAGGCGCAAGACCTAAAAAATAAGGGGGCTGAGGCAGCCTTAAAGGCCCAACAGACTTTGCTGAAAACGGTAAAAAACGCCATGACCCAAAAAGGAGTGGCAGGGGCTTTATCCTATTGCAATTTGGAAGCTTTAGGCTTAAAAGCTAAATTGGGGGAAGAAATGGGGGTGGAAATCGCTAGGCGATCCGCCCGTTATCGGAACCCAAAAGATGCTCCAGAAAATGATTTTGAGGCGCAGATTTTGGCAGCTTATGAACAGGCCAAAAAAGAGGGAAAGGACCTCAATAGCCAAATTTTTGAAAACGAGACCCACTATATATACTATCAGCCCATCATGATCCCCAATGCTAGCTGTTTAAAATGCCATGGAAAGCCAGGGCAGGATATAGCAGAGACCGATCTGAAAAAGCTGAGAGCGCTTTATCCAGAAGATAAAGCGCAGAATTACAAAGTTGGTGATTTTCGAGCTACTTGGCGTATTCAGTGGGCTAAAAATCTGAAGGAATAG
- a CDS encoding ABC transporter permease — protein MRIQESISMAFSAIQANFIRTFLTLLIIAIGIMALVGILTSIDSIKASMSDNFANMGANTFNIIPSGTGIQGGRRGRRQKRGESISFQQAIAFKQQYAFPAKVSVSALGTTIGVIKRGPEETNPNTTVYGIDENYLSVAGYEIARGRNFTKTEVEFGRNLVILGKGIAEQLFPKQSQERILGQQISLRNISYTVVGILQEKGSSMSFSGDRIVLMPLMSLRKYLGSQTNSYNLSVAVQDAQQMELAMGEAEGIMRAVRQVPLGKENNFELEKSDGLLDVLDENTASIQIAAIFIGLVTLLGAAIGLMNIMLVSVTERTREIGIAKSLGATKTSILQQFLIEALVICQIGGILGIFLGIMMGNVVTLAMGGQFLIPWAWMGLAFALCFLVGLASGIYPALKAASLDPIESLRYE, from the coding sequence ATGCGCATTCAGGAATCTATTAGTATGGCTTTTTCTGCTATACAAGCCAATTTTATACGAACATTTCTCACCTTGCTCATCATTGCCATTGGAATTATGGCATTGGTGGGCATTTTGACGTCTATAGACAGCATAAAGGCCTCTATGTCGGACAATTTTGCCAATATGGGGGCCAATACCTTCAATATTATCCCTTCTGGAACGGGGATTCAGGGCGGACGCCGTGGTCGTCGGCAAAAGCGAGGGGAGTCCATTAGTTTTCAGCAAGCTATTGCTTTTAAGCAGCAGTATGCCTTTCCGGCCAAGGTTTCGGTTTCTGCTTTAGGAACAACCATTGGCGTAATTAAGCGTGGACCAGAAGAGACCAACCCCAATACCACAGTTTATGGTATAGATGAAAACTATCTATCAGTAGCAGGCTACGAGATTGCTCGAGGGCGAAATTTTACCAAAACAGAGGTAGAGTTTGGGCGCAACTTAGTCATTTTAGGAAAGGGCATTGCGGAGCAACTTTTCCCTAAGCAGAGTCAAGAGCGGATTTTAGGCCAGCAGATTAGCTTGCGAAATATAAGTTATACCGTAGTGGGGATTTTACAAGAAAAAGGCTCCAGTATGAGCTTTTCAGGAGACAGAATTGTTTTAATGCCTTTAATGAGCTTGCGTAAATATTTAGGTTCGCAGACGAATTCCTATAACTTATCGGTAGCGGTGCAAGATGCTCAGCAAATGGAATTGGCCATGGGAGAGGCTGAGGGCATTATGCGAGCTGTTCGGCAAGTTCCATTAGGCAAAGAAAATAACTTTGAACTGGAGAAAAGCGATGGATTATTGGACGTTTTAGATGAAAATACCGCTAGCATTCAAATAGCGGCTATCTTTATTGGTTTGGTCACCCTTTTAGGGGCGGCTATTGGCCTGATGAATATTATGTTGGTCTCGGTGACCGAACGAACCCGAGAGATTGGTATTGCCAAATCTTTGGGAGCCACCAAAACCAGCATTCTACAACAGTTTTTAATAGAGGCTTTGGTTATTTGTCAAATAGGCGGAATTCTAGGCATTTTTCTAGGTATTATGATGGGAAATGTAGTGACTTTGGCTATGGGGGGGCAGTTCTTAATCCCTTGGGCCTGGATGGGCTTAGCCTTTGCGCTCTGTTTTCTAGTGGGCTTGGCTTCTGGAATTTATCCTGCCCTAAAAGCAGCAAGCTTAGACCCAATCGAATCCTTGCGTTATGAATAA
- a CDS encoding energy transducer TonB produces the protein MFCFRLFTPSGQEVLLSLLLLSLCLAIYVFWRKQQKDFDLRTSKAPKLLGLSAALAAVAIVFSWTNIHSATVVADRFGSWGSQFDEEMVPLASTPVFSIPPPKVASEVIKISDLAIPELPIDPVEAPINAPIGEKGPTGPARGEKGILPAPPPPPPAPTRREQPEIKLEKEYDFAEEMPYLLSDKCPSSGDYLSQKNCADQQLLNELAKYTQYPSLASQENLEATVYFQFTITPEGKMSNLKLLRLQGEPNKGFEQAARKSLERLAQKFSWRAGHQAGRKVAVRMVVPIKFKLNN, from the coding sequence ATGTTTTGTTTTCGTTTATTCACGCCTTCGGGCCAAGAGGTTTTATTATCCTTGCTTTTGCTCTCTCTCTGTTTGGCTATTTATGTTTTTTGGCGTAAGCAACAAAAGGACTTTGATTTACGAACGTCTAAGGCCCCAAAATTATTAGGCTTAAGTGCGGCCTTGGCTGCTGTTGCTATTGTTTTCAGTTGGACCAATATTCATTCGGCTACAGTGGTTGCTGATCGTTTTGGCAGTTGGGGTAGCCAATTTGACGAAGAGATGGTTCCCCTGGCAAGCACTCCTGTGTTTAGTATTCCACCTCCCAAAGTAGCTTCTGAGGTCATTAAAATTAGTGATTTGGCTATTCCTGAATTACCCATTGATCCAGTAGAAGCGCCAATCAATGCCCCTATAGGGGAAAAAGGCCCAACGGGGCCAGCTAGAGGGGAAAAAGGTATTTTGCCAGCACCTCCACCGCCGCCGCCAGCACCTACACGAAGAGAGCAGCCAGAAATTAAGCTGGAAAAAGAATATGATTTTGCAGAAGAAATGCCTTATTTGCTGAGTGATAAATGTCCAAGTTCTGGAGATTATCTCAGCCAGAAAAACTGTGCGGACCAACAACTTTTAAACGAATTGGCCAAGTACACCCAATATCCTAGCCTGGCTAGCCAAGAAAACTTAGAAGCTACTGTTTATTTTCAATTTACGATTACTCCTGAGGGCAAAATGAGTAATCTCAAACTCCTTCGACTCCAAGGAGAGCCCAATAAAGGATTTGAACAGGCTGCACGCAAAAGCCTAGAGCGTTTAGCACAAAAATTTAGTTGGCGAGCAGGCCATCAAGCAGGGAGAAAAGTAGCTGTGCGCATGGTTGTCCCGATCAAATTTAAGTTGAACAACTAA
- a CDS encoding FISUMP domain-containing protein has translation MTKCFLSCLLALGLLSSCKTANSSGSFTDNRDGQSYKTVKVGGNVWMAENLRFEQAEGQPYGKKESEKSKGLLYTLAGARNACPDGWHLPSVQEWEFLLKKAGGYYHEVLTGQKPKIEGTPSSVFLKIKEGSGFGFPVQPIGWGSPKNGGLFMAQGQQTAFWTNTEHPTMKKSHKFVYFDFNEQKVSVTQKPFDDLLLPCRCVQD, from the coding sequence ATGACTAAGTGTTTCTTATCTTGCTTGTTAGCCCTAGGCTTGCTATCATCTTGTAAAACAGCCAATAGTAGTGGCAGTTTTACCGATAACCGAGATGGACAAAGCTACAAAACAGTAAAAGTTGGTGGCAATGTTTGGATGGCCGAAAATCTCCGCTTTGAGCAGGCAGAAGGACAACCTTATGGAAAAAAAGAAAGTGAAAAATCAAAAGGATTGCTCTATACCTTGGCTGGTGCCCGAAACGCTTGTCCGGATGGTTGGCATTTACCTTCTGTTCAAGAGTGGGAGTTTTTACTCAAAAAAGCTGGAGGCTATTATCATGAAGTACTTACTGGACAAAAGCCTAAGATTGAAGGAACACCTTCTTCTGTCTTTCTAAAAATTAAAGAAGGAAGTGGTTTTGGCTTTCCTGTTCAGCCAATTGGTTGGGGAAGCCCAAAAAATGGGGGCTTATTTATGGCGCAGGGACAACAAACTGCTTTTTGGACTAACACTGAACATCCGACAATGAAAAAAAGTCACAAATTTGTCTATTTTGATTTTAATGAGCAGAAAGTTAGTGTAACACAAAAACCTTTTGATGATTTGCTTTTGCCCTGTCGTTGTGTGCAGGATTAA
- a CDS encoding DUF7935 family protein, with amino-acid sequence MWVDIIQITLPALLLFVATLFLVNNFLKNQREAMHSFLLKEAEFRKIEGERRKIELQKANKETTLPLRLHAYERLSLYCNRLDIIDILQRFDPDELSAKAYSAQLQIALEEEFSHNVTQQMYMSEELWQIILLAKKEAKMILQSVQQQLDAVAEGKQLPAQKYVEVLLVYLEETPQEGHLHALSAIKKEVALLF; translated from the coding sequence ATGTGGGTAGACATTATCCAAATCACTTTGCCAGCCCTGTTGCTATTTGTGGCCACCTTATTTTTGGTCAACAACTTTTTGAAGAACCAAAGAGAGGCGATGCACAGCTTTTTGCTCAAAGAAGCTGAGTTTAGAAAAATTGAGGGCGAGCGCCGTAAAATTGAGCTACAAAAAGCCAATAAAGAAACGACTTTGCCCCTGCGTTTACATGCTTATGAGCGCCTTTCGCTCTATTGTAACCGCCTTGATATTATCGATATTTTGCAGCGTTTTGATCCTGATGAACTATCGGCTAAGGCTTATAGTGCACAGCTACAAATTGCATTAGAGGAAGAGTTTTCGCATAATGTGACTCAGCAAATGTATATGTCTGAGGAGCTTTGGCAGATTATTTTGTTGGCCAAAAAAGAGGCAAAAATGATTTTGCAAAGCGTACAACAGCAATTAGATGCTGTGGCTGAGGGGAAGCAATTGCCTGCTCAGAAGTATGTAGAAGTACTGCTCGTTTACCTCGAAGAAACTCCGCAAGAAGGGCATTTACATGCGCTTTCTGCGATTAAAAAAGAGGTGGCTCTTTTGTTTTAG
- the ftcD gene encoding glutamate formimidoyltransferase has protein sequence MSKRLIECVPNFSEGRRPEVIAEITAAIAAVEGVKLLNVDPGKATNRTVVTFVGEPEAVIEGAFQGIKKASELIDMSKHKGEHPRMGATDVCPLIPISGVSVEEAVAYSQKLGERVGQELNIPVFLYEHSASQAKWKNLANIRSGEYEAMADKLATPEFTPDYGPKALHKEAGVMAIGARDFLIAYNINLNTTSVRRANSVAFDIREGGRVKREGDPITGKKVLDENGQPVRIPGACKGVKGIGWFIEEYGVAQVSMNITNIAQSPLHIVFEESCKSATKRGMRVTGSELVGLVPLKVMLDAGRYFLRQQQRSVGVSEQELIKIAVKTMGLDELSPFDPNERIIEYQLKDASQQPLIQMSLSDFAAETSSESPAPGGGSISAYVGALGAALGGMVANLSSHKRGWDDRWEYFSDWAERAQVLERELVDLVDKDTDAFNGIMAAFRLPKGSEAEKAARKEAIAEATRQAILVPFQVMKACIATLPLLEEMAKEGNPNSISDVGVGMLCARAALRGAYLNVKINSKGMENDSIVSDCLQEGALMIDKMQAAETAVLAIVETKL, from the coding sequence ATGTCTAAGCGTCTCATCGAATGCGTGCCCAACTTTAGTGAAGGCCGCCGCCCCGAAGTTATTGCCGAAATCACTGCTGCTATTGCGGCCGTAGAAGGTGTAAAATTGCTTAATGTGGACCCTGGAAAGGCGACCAACCGCACGGTGGTTACTTTTGTTGGTGAACCCGAAGCGGTGATTGAAGGAGCTTTTCAGGGGATTAAAAAAGCCAGTGAGCTCATTGATATGAGCAAACATAAGGGAGAGCACCCTCGTATGGGGGCCACCGATGTTTGTCCACTCATTCCCATTTCGGGCGTTTCTGTAGAAGAAGCCGTTGCTTATAGCCAAAAGTTAGGCGAAAGAGTGGGGCAGGAGTTGAATATTCCCGTCTTTTTGTATGAGCATTCAGCGAGTCAGGCTAAATGGAAGAATTTGGCCAATATTCGCTCTGGAGAATATGAGGCGATGGCCGATAAATTGGCTACGCCAGAGTTTACGCCTGATTATGGTCCCAAAGCTTTGCATAAAGAAGCAGGAGTTATGGCTATTGGCGCTCGTGATTTCTTGATTGCTTATAATATCAACCTAAATACAACCTCAGTTCGTCGAGCTAACTCTGTTGCCTTTGATATTCGAGAAGGGGGCCGCGTTAAGCGAGAGGGAGATCCCATTACGGGCAAAAAAGTATTGGATGAGAATGGGCAGCCGGTCCGAATTCCTGGTGCTTGTAAGGGGGTAAAAGGAATTGGTTGGTTTATTGAAGAATATGGGGTGGCTCAGGTGTCGATGAACATTACAAATATTGCACAAAGTCCCTTGCATATTGTTTTTGAGGAAAGCTGTAAGTCAGCAACCAAAAGAGGAATGCGCGTGACGGGTTCTGAGCTAGTTGGTTTAGTGCCACTTAAAGTGATGCTAGATGCTGGTCGTTATTTCCTCCGTCAACAGCAGCGTTCTGTTGGCGTTTCAGAACAAGAATTGATTAAGATTGCGGTCAAAACTATGGGCTTAGATGAGCTCTCTCCCTTTGATCCCAATGAGCGCATTATTGAATATCAATTGAAGGATGCTAGCCAGCAGCCATTGATTCAGATGAGTTTATCGGATTTTGCTGCAGAAACCTCTTCAGAAAGTCCAGCCCCAGGTGGTGGCTCTATTTCTGCCTATGTAGGTGCTTTAGGTGCTGCTTTAGGCGGTATGGTGGCCAATTTGTCTAGCCACAAAAGAGGCTGGGATGATCGCTGGGAATACTTTAGTGATTGGGCTGAAAGAGCTCAGGTCCTAGAGCGAGAACTGGTTGATCTAGTCGATAAAGATACCGATGCCTTTAATGGAATTATGGCGGCTTTCCGCTTGCCTAAAGGTAGCGAGGCCGAAAAAGCAGCCCGCAAAGAAGCAATTGCCGAAGCCACCCGCCAAGCGATTTTGGTGCCTTTTCAAGTGATGAAAGCCTGTATAGCTACTTTGCCGCTTTTGGAGGAAATGGCCAAGGAGGGAAACCCCAATTCAATTAGTGATGTGGGAGTTGGAATGCTTTGCGCTAGAGCTGCTCTCCGTGGCGCTTACCTCAATGTAAAGATTAACAGCAAAGGTATGGAAAACGATAGTATCGTTAGCGATTGCCTACAAGAAGGAGCGCTAATGATTGATAAAATGCAAGCCGCTGAAACGGCTGTATTAGCCATTGTGGAAACTAAACTCTAG
- a CDS encoding S9 family peptidase — protein MIKHYFGLAFLLLVAAPNSLWAQKKDIQLEEIWRNYQFFSQSAQGFNFMQDGQHYSQLDGNKIREFDLKTGQESQVLFTAENGFDISGYSFGPKEEKILLETEPAKIYRYSYSANYFVYERKSKKLEALSEAGKQRYASFNPQADKVAFVRDNNLFYKDLQTGEELQLTTDGAQNKIINGATDWVYEEEFAIDKAFFWSPDGSKIAFLRFDESAVKEFGMTYYLGNLYPNPVSFKYPKAGEKNALVTVHLYDLKTKKLRQLEVGGEADQYIPRLLWTPNNELCIYRMNRHQNQLDLFLLAADAAAPQLLMSKENKYFIDIEDHLVFLKDGRFVWSDETDGYRHFYLYDKGGKVIQQLTKGKWDITDFYGLDEENERLYFQAAAEKSTEREVYWVSLKGKKMKKLSKASGSNSAEFSPTFAFYINKHSDINTPPSFTVYQTKNNKQLRVIEDNAALKKRLENYNLGKTEYFSFKNPEGLTLNGWRVLPPNFDPQKKYPVFMYVYGGPSAPTATNAWKDGNNMWFQLLAQKGYIVVSVDNRGTEPRGEAFRKATYLQLGKYEAMDQIAAANYLASLDYVDGDRIGIFGWSFGGYLSSLCLAKGNKIFKMAIAVAPVTNWKWYDSIYTERYMRTPKENNEGYEQNSPINFVENIEGAYLLVHGFADDNVHFQHAAEMSSELINNNIPFDQQFYPNKNHGIYGGYTRLHLYNKMTKFILEEL, from the coding sequence ATGATAAAACATTATTTTGGACTAGCCTTTTTGTTGCTAGTAGCAGCGCCCAACTCGCTTTGGGCCCAAAAAAAGGACATTCAACTGGAAGAAATTTGGCGGAACTATCAATTTTTTTCGCAATCGGCTCAGGGTTTTAATTTTATGCAAGATGGGCAACATTACAGCCAGTTAGACGGCAATAAGATTCGGGAGTTTGATTTGAAAACGGGCCAAGAAAGCCAAGTTCTTTTCACCGCAGAAAATGGCTTTGATATTTCGGGCTATAGTTTTGGACCAAAAGAGGAAAAGATTTTATTGGAAACCGAGCCGGCCAAAATTTACCGTTATTCTTATAGTGCCAATTACTTTGTGTATGAGCGCAAGAGCAAGAAATTGGAGGCCCTTTCGGAAGCTGGAAAGCAGCGTTACGCTAGCTTTAACCCGCAGGCGGACAAGGTAGCTTTTGTTCGAGACAACAACCTATTTTACAAAGATTTGCAAACGGGCGAGGAATTACAATTGACCACAGATGGGGCTCAAAATAAGATTATCAATGGGGCCACAGATTGGGTTTATGAGGAAGAATTTGCCATTGACAAAGCCTTCTTTTGGTCACCTGACGGGAGCAAAATTGCCTTTCTTCGCTTTGATGAATCAGCCGTAAAAGAATTTGGAATGACCTATTATTTGGGTAATCTCTATCCAAATCCCGTTAGCTTTAAGTACCCCAAAGCGGGAGAAAAAAATGCTCTTGTAACGGTACATCTCTATGATTTGAAGACCAAAAAGCTCCGTCAATTGGAAGTAGGAGGAGAAGCGGATCAATACATTCCGCGTTTGCTTTGGACACCTAATAATGAGCTTTGCATCTATCGGATGAATCGCCATCAGAATCAATTGGACCTCTTTTTATTGGCTGCTGATGCAGCAGCGCCCCAATTATTGATGTCTAAAGAAAATAAATACTTCATTGACATTGAAGATCATTTGGTCTTCTTAAAAGATGGACGCTTTGTTTGGTCGGATGAAACCGATGGTTACCGTCATTTTTACCTCTATGACAAGGGGGGCAAAGTGATTCAGCAGTTGACCAAAGGCAAATGGGACATCACTGATTTTTATGGTCTAGACGAAGAGAATGAGCGGCTTTATTTTCAGGCTGCTGCTGAGAAATCGACTGAAAGAGAGGTTTATTGGGTCAGCTTAAAGGGCAAGAAAATGAAGAAGTTGAGCAAAGCTTCGGGCAGCAATAGCGCAGAGTTTAGTCCTACTTTTGCCTTTTATATCAACAAGCATTCGGACATCAATACGCCGCCTAGCTTTACGGTTTATCAGACCAAAAACAACAAACAGTTGCGTGTAATTGAGGACAATGCGGCGCTCAAAAAGCGTTTGGAAAACTACAATTTGGGCAAAACGGAATATTTCTCTTTCAAAAATCCCGAAGGCCTTACCCTCAATGGTTGGAGAGTATTGCCTCCCAACTTTGATCCCCAAAAAAAGTATCCCGTATTCATGTATGTCTATGGCGGTCCTTCTGCTCCCACGGCCACCAATGCTTGGAAAGATGGCAACAATATGTGGTTTCAGTTGCTTGCCCAAAAGGGCTACATTGTAGTTTCTGTAGACAATCGCGGTACAGAACCCAGAGGAGAGGCCTTTAGAAAAGCGACCTATTTGCAGTTGGGTAAATATGAGGCAATGGACCAAATTGCGGCCGCCAACTATTTGGCTAGCTTAGATTATGTAGATGGTGATCGCATTGGCATCTTTGGCTGGAGCTTTGGCGGCTATCTTTCTTCGCTTTGCTTGGCCAAGGGAAACAAAATCTTCAAAATGGCCATTGCTGTGGCTCCAGTAACCAACTGGAAATGGTACGACAGCATTTATACCGAGCGCTATATGCGCACGCCCAAAGAAAACAATGAGGGCTATGAGCAAAACTCGCCCATCAACTTTGTAGAAAATATTGAAGGCGCTTACTTATTGGTGCATGGCTTTGCCGACGATAATGTACACTTTCAGCATGCAGCCGAAATGTCTTCAGAGTTGATTAACAACAATATTCCCTTCGATCAGCAATTTTATCCCAATAAAAACCATGGGATTTATGGCGGCTATACCCGTCTCCATCTCTACAACAAAATGACAAAATTCATTTTGGAAGAGCTCTAG